A segment of the Trifolium pratense cultivar HEN17-A07 linkage group LG7, ARS_RC_1.1, whole genome shotgun sequence genome:
ATGGAATAAAATAGTTACCACATCAATGGCTAAACTTTCAAAAAACCAAGTTCTGGTAATGCCTATAATTTACTtaatgtttgttattattaaatcATGATTATTGAAGTTAACTTCCTGCTAAGTCTTATAAAGTACTTTAACTATAACAGCACTTTCCAAATGCTCTTTCAAGAGGTGTACTTTCACAAGCAACCTTTCTTGACTTGATATCGGAAGATATAGATTTTCATTATCGATGCCCTATTCATACTTCGGAAATATCACAAAATATGGGAGCAATTGAAAAATTTATTGGCGACGGCTGGTATGCTTATATGCTTAATCAAAGGCCAAGACCCGGTGACACCTTCTTATTTCAGCTATTTCCGGATACATTTGAACTCTTTGTTACACTTCAGCGTCGCAATTAAAGGGACATCACGAGGATAAATAACAAGTTATGCTTTTGATGTACTGCATTTTATAAATCATCAAACTTTTTGATCAATATGTAAATTATGTATTTCCAATCTCTAATTTCATTTTGaaacttattatattatatgaatGTCTAATCTAATTGGCTAATATCATTATCTGCTGTATGATAAGCAATGTTTTGTGAATGTGTAATATATTAGCATATCAATTTCTAACTATTCATTGccataacttaaaaaaaaatagatcaaaaacatttttaatcTATTTGCATTCATTTGTAATAATAGAATGCGTTTCATCTTTGTTTTATGTAATGAAATTATTTCAATTCGATAATACATTTTTTCCCATTATTCCAAATTTACATGTGCCAATCCGTACTTGGTGATTTCATTTTCTCCTAATTTCTAATTAAATTTTCAGcaataaataattaactttTCGACAAAcgatttaaaattttaaaaaaacattcgGCAACACGTAAATAATATTTAGtttaatcaattttaaaattataattaaaatttcttTATTCTACAATATAGGACATATATTTTATAGTCATATTTTTGGGTATAGTccatattttcatattaaaaaaatccttcttattttattattttttacatctTTTTTTGGCCCAATTATGAGACCCATTTGGCCCAATTTAAACCTCATAATACCAACTCCACTTCCATGTCACATTTGCAAAAGGAACAACGGTTGCTGCACAAGCACTATCAGGAAAAACGATTTTTGCAGCACCATTAGGTGAGATCTCTTCCTCCTTCTTGCTTAATACGATTTTTTTATAGGATCTGCAATTTTCCTTTTCCCTTCTTCCTTAATAAACCATTTTTATACTTCAACTTACCATTATTATGAATTAGTTAATCCTTAAAAAATCATGtttatttgattattaatattaattttctttatttttcttcactGCTTTTGTAAATCATCATATAGGCTACAAATGGATTCCTCAGATAACAGGTATACTTCGATTTTCCTTTGCTTTCTTATTAAatcaacttattttttaaacgaattcatcaattttttttagaggttGCTCTGggaatttaaataatattatgaACCCTAATTGGAAAATATATTACATCATTTCATTATGCTTCAAATCATATCAATTTGATTTATGAAGATTTCATTATGCTTCAAATTTTTCAATATCATATTGATAATTAAACTTATATTAATTTCATAATTAATGAACTGATACAGtttacaacaatttttttttatatagtcatattaaaattgatgaACTGGAAGCAGAATATGGAAAATTTCTTGATGAATGCGCAAGAACCTATGACAATTACGATGCTCAGGGATCATCTATAAATAATGAGAACATTTCACATACTGAAAATAACATAAATCAGTGTACTGATAATGTTTACCTTCAAGTTTTCGGTGGTTATACAGTTTCCGGCCAACTAACTGAATCATATGTTTTTGAATTGACTCTTTGTGACCTGAACAAAGCTACAAAGACTCAATTTGTAAGTTGTAATTCAAGCTAatgtttatttgtttcatttATTCTTCATCTGCAATATTATTTGTAGTGCCATATTCTGATAAATAATCTTACTTTTTGTAGACATTACCTTCTGAATTTAGCGATTATGTAAGGCGATACAATTTTCATAAGCTGGTTCTGAATGTACCAAACAAAGATATTTCAATAGTTCACTTGAAATATCCGAACAATCCTTCAGAGAATGTCAAGATTGCCAGAGGATGGAAAAATTTCTGTTTTGACAACAATATTAAATTGGGAGATAGAATAAGTTTTGAATTCAGACACATAAGCTTGAATGTTTGTCAGTTTTCCATAATTTAGACTAAGTATTATGTTATTTCCTAAGTTATTTATCTTCGAATATAATGTTGTAATGAATTTGATGTtaagtctttattttttaactattgtcaaaaaatataCATTGTGTCGATTAATTATAAGGCAACCTTTAAAATCAATTGATTATtctatttatcataaaattttctttctttcgcAACGCGCCGAAGGCGCGTGCAACGCGCCGTTGAA
Coding sequences within it:
- the LOC123898484 gene encoding uncharacterized protein LOC123898484 gives rise to the protein MDSSDNSHIKIDELEAEYGKFLDECARTYDNYDAQGSSINNENISHTENNINQCTDNVYLQVFGGYTVSGQLTESYVFELTLCDLNKATKTQFTLPSEFSDYVRRYNFHKLVLNVPNKDISIVHLKYPNNPSENVKIARGWKNFCFDNNIKLGDRISFEFRHISLNVCQFSII